From Chlamydiifrater volucris, one genomic window encodes:
- a CDS encoding DUF378 domain-containing protein, with protein sequence MLGKLFRGLSSLIVILSALNMGLIGITNNKYDLMTTLFGASGSLRLAYIIIGVAGAISLFYMGRSCCKSHHKGSCSAHHHDKKD encoded by the coding sequence ATGTTAGGCAAGCTATTCCGAGGGCTATCGTCTCTCATTGTGATCCTTTCGGCCTTAAATATGGGTTTGATTGGAATTACCAATAACAAATACGACCTTATGACAACACTGTTTGGAGCCTCAGGATCTTTGCGCCTCGCTTACATTATCATCGGAGTTGCTGGAGCGATCTCCCTGTTTTATATGGGGCGTTCTTGCTGCAAATCACACCATAAAGGCTCTTGCAGCGCACACCACCACGATAAAAAAGACTAA
- the gatA gene encoding Asp-tRNA(Asn)/Glu-tRNA(Gln) amidotransferase subunit GatA → MYRKTAIELKESFLRGEVSAVEITKYFLDRTHKFEDQVRAFITFCRGRALEKAAELDERRARGEPLGKMAGILVGIKDNIHVKGLHTTCASWMLEDYMAPFSATVVESLEKEDAIIVGKLNMDEFAMGSSTAYSYFYPTRNPWDLERVPGGSSGGSAAAVAARFCPIALGSDTGGSIRQPASFCGVVGFNPSYGVVSRYGLVAFASSLDRIGPLGNTVEDVALTMDVIAGKDDKDSTSGDIFSDGKSFSDAVKYLEVPKLIGVPMSFLQDLSDDSKENFYAALEVFTKEGARIVEVDLDILKNAVSVYYVVASAEAATNLARFDGVRYGYRYRSAETLKDMMENSRIEGFGEEVVRRILLGNYVLSSSKKEEYYGRAEAIREKICRAFRSAFEICDFIATPVCAGPAFKLGEVLDPVSLYLQDVYTVAVNLAYLPAISVPSGLSSQEKLPLGLQLIGAIGSDKDLCRAAYTFQELSKIKNRCAEYFSVV, encoded by the coding sequence ATGTACAGAAAAACTGCTATTGAGTTGAAAGAGAGTTTTTTGCGGGGGGAAGTTTCTGCAGTGGAAATCACGAAATACTTCCTTGATCGGACCCATAAGTTTGAGGATCAAGTACGAGCTTTCATAACCTTTTGTAGAGGTAGAGCGTTAGAGAAGGCTGCAGAATTGGATGAAAGAAGAGCTCGCGGAGAACCTTTAGGTAAGATGGCAGGTATCCTTGTAGGGATCAAGGATAATATTCATGTCAAAGGGTTGCATACTACTTGCGCTTCGTGGATGTTAGAGGATTATATGGCGCCTTTTTCAGCAACAGTTGTAGAGTCCCTTGAAAAAGAGGACGCGATCATCGTGGGAAAGCTGAACATGGATGAGTTTGCTATGGGATCTTCTACAGCATACTCGTATTTTTACCCCACTAGAAATCCGTGGGATTTAGAGAGAGTGCCCGGGGGATCCTCAGGGGGATCGGCGGCAGCAGTAGCGGCGCGGTTTTGTCCAATAGCCTTAGGGTCAGATACCGGAGGGTCCATCCGTCAACCAGCTTCTTTTTGTGGGGTTGTGGGCTTTAATCCTTCCTACGGAGTAGTCTCTCGTTATGGGTTAGTAGCTTTTGCTTCTTCTTTAGATAGGATAGGACCTTTGGGGAACACCGTTGAAGATGTTGCTTTGACTATGGATGTTATCGCAGGGAAAGATGACAAAGATTCCACTTCTGGGGATATTTTTTCTGATGGTAAGTCTTTTTCAGATGCGGTCAAGTATTTGGAAGTTCCTAAGTTGATAGGAGTTCCTATGTCTTTTCTTCAAGATTTGTCAGATGATTCCAAAGAAAACTTTTATGCAGCCCTAGAAGTTTTTACTAAAGAAGGAGCTCGTATTGTAGAGGTAGATTTAGACATACTGAAAAATGCTGTCTCTGTTTACTACGTGGTGGCTTCTGCAGAGGCAGCTACTAATCTGGCTCGTTTTGATGGTGTGCGTTACGGTTACCGCTACAGATCCGCAGAGACCCTGAAGGATATGATGGAAAATTCTAGGATAGAGGGGTTTGGAGAAGAAGTTGTTCGGAGGATTTTGTTAGGTAATTACGTGTTATCTTCTTCCAAAAAAGAGGAGTATTACGGCAGAGCAGAAGCTATTAGAGAAAAGATATGCCGGGCTTTTCGCAGCGCTTTTGAAATTTGTGATTTCATCGCGACCCCTGTATGTGCTGGACCGGCGTTTAAACTTGGGGAAGTTTTGGATCCAGTATCTTTGTACTTGCAAGATGTTTACACTGTGGCTGTTAATCTAGCATACCTGCCAGCAATATCTGTTCCTTCTGGGTTGTCTTCTCAAGAGAAGTTGCCTCTAGGGTTGCAGTTAATAGGGGCTATTGGATCAGACAAGGATTTGTGTCGAGCTGCCTACACTTTTCAGGAGCTTTCGAAAATAAAAAACCGTTGTGCCGAGTATTTTTCTGTGGTTTAG
- the gatC gene encoding Asp-tRNA(Asn)/Glu-tRNA(Gln) amidotransferase subunit GatC, with product MSDKPLNEQDIRDIAKGASLKIKDEDISGFVESLNKVVALIEESFQVDTSDVAGFIGRASVGPEDLREDIVEDEHFREGFLENVPDSVGGLVKVPSVIK from the coding sequence ATGAGCGATAAGCCCCTAAATGAACAAGATATTCGGGATATAGCAAAAGGCGCGTCCTTGAAGATAAAAGACGAGGATATCAGTGGTTTTGTGGAGTCTCTGAACAAGGTGGTAGCTCTTATTGAGGAGTCTTTTCAGGTGGACACGAGTGATGTGGCCGGATTCATTGGTAGAGCTTCCGTAGGGCCCGAAGATTTAAGGGAAGATATTGTTGAAGACGAGCACTTTCGAGAAGGGTTTTTAGAAAACGTTCCAGATAGTGTGGGTGGTTTAGTAAAAGTCCCTTCGGTAATCAAGTAA
- a CDS encoding DUF5422 family protein — protein sequence MSNSAPVFRKAGDMFFSLTFPERVAARKLRDAAAEHRCAAITIMALAASILGLLKVITIPVELCSGCISLPMKAIIAGLKEKSLRSALPAGLAWAFCVLALALIIATVVAAAFLPPPVVFFSIGIVIAAASATSFLSMHNQIYETETSVTTNVKH from the coding sequence ATGTCAAATTCAGCCCCCGTTTTTCGAAAGGCCGGCGACATGTTCTTTTCGCTCACCTTTCCAGAGAGAGTAGCCGCGAGGAAATTGAGAGATGCTGCCGCTGAGCATCGATGTGCAGCAATCACCATCATGGCTTTGGCAGCTTCCATCCTGGGCCTCTTAAAAGTCATCACAATACCCGTGGAGCTTTGTTCTGGTTGTATCTCCCTACCTATGAAAGCGATAATAGCCGGACTCAAAGAAAAATCTTTACGGTCAGCCTTACCTGCTGGACTGGCTTGGGCATTCTGTGTACTAGCTTTAGCACTCATCATTGCAACCGTAGTGGCTGCGGCCTTCCTACCGCCACCCGTAGTCTTCTTCTCCATAGGCATTGTTATAGCCGCTGCTTCAGCAACAAGCTTCCTCTCTATGCACAACCAAATCTATGAGACAGAGACGTCAGTAACAACAAATGTTAAACACTAG
- a CDS encoding polymorphic outer membrane protein middle domain-containing protein — protein MRKRQSLYLVALALLTNLATCQGSALPDNASLIENAFDTVEKDGVTIHTMNRDFTVSSFVETILSPYHLMMTPNKVLFQGNDHSFILSYLNLANQVSEENTSDDISFVNFKEIKIEDSGGMSYVIRTENLDFSGNKEVSIRCNQVPTDANKGGCLQSNNLTLSNNQQVFLQNNIINQSGGSARVNDSLDVFNNDLLVASNNSGKNGGCFCCINNTSIACLRNNNVLIFENNFANSVSGDNDPGGGAIVQLNGSTEIEANNSVVFYKNQTSRYGGAIASKKLNMSKNLFSLFISNISASKGGALYIRPSGELSLNADKGDLIFHNNTSNLSRNSISLDNGAKFFSANAKKGCKIHFNDPITAENLAEIAIFNEKSSSNSGKIVFSLLGGNLREKSNGISKIQKLRQEDGILVVKEGATLASREFSQTGGWLVLGSKGSAGTYYDTTGSGFCNFSSLAVDVSSALHSDNPENAIPSLVIGKNNDQPDTDAKISVFGPIYLTNENLSLYEYDSKMSAIIPPKKFLALNPGGANSNNIDVSSVDLTTQPAHHGYQGSWLLSWENATEEGSIYLVGSWVPNGQYLPNPEIEGKLLANSLISSKFAVSSFLDAIHQQNRNDLHFLDSSKRKRWKYDLQGSFISSIHSFSKKIPFHYRFSGFSAAASAFSFLNNQLGVAVSKISCHTDHKDFEHQISSPLLSAAVFSSFYPKRSFVVEIRGALSISKGNNIFKNNEYKIIDLPEEALPYYKMLKKDGVFLSQDEDQSINISSATFRSYIFSNRWDFFLNPVPRKFLGTHILAQNSPFCSIQAFFSDFSKFRNTEITLHDRNLKKKHSAIYLFLPIGTRLNLPFRFLGRFAQTEVSFSYIPLAYRRRLILEGSLPCLPKAVWETSDSGIPRNSAKCSISQEINFKDFVKINTSYSLHYIYSSFLQSANLGIQTIF, from the coding sequence ATGCGAAAAAGACAGTCCCTATATCTTGTTGCGTTGGCTCTACTTACAAACCTTGCTACTTGCCAAGGGTCAGCTTTGCCGGACAATGCCTCACTTATAGAGAATGCCTTCGATACTGTGGAAAAAGACGGTGTCACCATCCATACAATGAACAGGGATTTTACGGTTTCCTCTTTCGTTGAAACTATTCTATCTCCCTACCACCTAATGATGACTCCAAATAAAGTATTGTTCCAAGGAAATGATCACTCCTTTATCTTAAGCTATTTAAATTTGGCTAATCAAGTCTCAGAGGAAAATACTTCGGACGATATATCTTTTGTAAACTTCAAAGAAATAAAAATCGAAGATAGTGGAGGGATGAGCTACGTCATCAGGACGGAAAATCTTGATTTCTCTGGCAACAAAGAAGTTTCTATACGTTGCAATCAGGTTCCAACAGACGCCAATAAAGGAGGCTGCCTACAGTCGAACAACCTTACTCTATCCAATAATCAACAAGTTTTCCTCCAAAACAATATAATCAACCAAAGTGGTGGAAGCGCTAGAGTTAACGATAGCCTTGATGTTTTTAATAACGACTTGCTTGTTGCATCCAACAATTCTGGAAAAAACGGGGGATGCTTTTGCTGTATAAACAATACGAGCATAGCCTGCCTGCGTAATAACAACGTCTTGATCTTTGAGAACAACTTTGCAAACAGCGTCTCCGGAGACAACGATCCTGGAGGAGGAGCCATCGTTCAACTAAACGGGTCTACAGAGATCGAAGCTAACAACTCAGTCGTATTCTACAAAAACCAAACCTCTAGGTATGGAGGCGCGATTGCGAGTAAAAAGTTAAATATGTCAAAAAATTTATTTTCTCTCTTCATATCTAACATAAGCGCCTCAAAAGGAGGAGCTTTATATATCCGCCCGTCAGGCGAACTTTCGTTAAATGCAGACAAAGGAGATCTTATTTTCCATAATAATACCTCTAACTTATCCAGAAATTCCATAAGCCTAGACAATGGGGCCAAGTTTTTTTCCGCCAACGCAAAAAAGGGGTGTAAGATCCACTTTAACGATCCAATAACTGCCGAAAACCTAGCAGAAATTGCAATCTTTAATGAAAAATCTTCTTCAAATAGCGGAAAAATCGTTTTCTCTCTTTTAGGTGGAAATCTTAGAGAAAAATCTAATGGAATATCCAAGATTCAAAAACTGCGACAAGAAGATGGGATTCTGGTTGTTAAAGAGGGAGCTACCCTTGCCTCAAGAGAATTTTCTCAAACAGGAGGATGGTTAGTTCTTGGATCGAAAGGATCTGCTGGAACCTACTACGATACTACTGGGAGCGGATTTTGTAATTTTTCCAGTCTTGCTGTAGACGTATCTTCCGCACTGCATTCGGATAATCCCGAAAACGCTATTCCGTCCCTTGTTATTGGGAAAAATAATGATCAACCCGATACCGATGCAAAGATTTCCGTTTTCGGCCCCATTTATCTAACTAATGAAAATCTTTCCCTTTACGAATACGACTCCAAAATGTCCGCCATTATCCCCCCAAAAAAATTTTTGGCTCTTAATCCCGGAGGTGCGAACAGCAACAATATCGATGTATCCAGCGTAGATTTAACAACTCAGCCCGCACATCACGGATACCAAGGCTCTTGGCTATTATCTTGGGAAAATGCTACAGAAGAAGGGTCCATCTATCTCGTGGGTTCTTGGGTCCCTAACGGGCAATATCTCCCCAATCCAGAAATAGAAGGCAAACTTCTGGCGAATTCTCTTATTTCTTCGAAATTCGCCGTTAGCTCTTTCCTTGATGCTATTCATCAACAAAATCGAAATGATTTACATTTTTTAGATTCTTCCAAGAGGAAAAGATGGAAATACGACCTTCAGGGAAGTTTTATTTCTTCTATACACTCTTTTTCAAAAAAAATCCCTTTTCATTATAGATTTTCAGGATTTTCAGCGGCAGCCTCAGCATTCTCCTTCCTCAATAATCAGTTGGGAGTAGCTGTATCGAAGATTTCTTGTCATACCGATCATAAAGATTTCGAACATCAAATAAGCTCTCCTCTCCTGTCAGCTGCTGTCTTCTCTAGTTTTTATCCGAAAAGATCCTTCGTAGTAGAAATACGAGGCGCTTTATCAATATCCAAAGGCAATAATATCTTCAAAAACAATGAATATAAAATCATTGACCTACCCGAAGAAGCTCTTCCCTACTACAAGATGCTCAAAAAGGATGGCGTCTTCTTGAGCCAAGATGAAGACCAAAGCATCAACATTTCCTCAGCAACATTCCGTTCTTATATATTCTCCAATCGATGGGATTTCTTCTTAAATCCCGTTCCCCGAAAATTTCTTGGAACACATATTCTAGCACAAAATTCCCCTTTTTGCTCCATTCAGGCGTTTTTTTCTGACTTTTCTAAATTCAGAAACACTGAGATCACCCTTCATGATAGAAATCTAAAGAAAAAACACTCAGCAATTTATCTATTTCTACCCATAGGTACTAGACTTAACCTACCTTTTCGGTTCTTGGGAAGGTTTGCTCAAACTGAAGTTTCTTTCTCTTACATACCCTTGGCTTATAGAAGGAGGCTTATCCTCGAGGGATCTCTACCCTGTCTACCCAAGGCCGTATGGGAAACTTCCGATTCAGGCATCCCGAGAAATTCTGCAAAATGCAGTATTTCTCAGGAGATTAATTTCAAAGATTTCGTAAAAATCAACACTTCTTACTCTCTGCACTACATCTATTCCTCCTTCTTGCAGTCTGCCAATCTCGGAATCCAAACTATTTTTTGA
- a CDS encoding polymorphic outer membrane protein middle domain-containing protein: MKNKFLILFLIGSLDHPLLASTPSSPPIESNDSPLIQPVGSIGDLINYATAGNLQFCCDIFDSDKLYKSPKNESSIEGVINNSSNLTIDGNGYCFCLSEVCVESSNNVPPCFINSANDLTLKNFSRIKCDTSSQVMNTTGSSVQASFLNAKNVSIINNIVVDFTNSNSFSSGNYWQPGIIRAFGSNNSPGQLTIQDNGSVIFKNNQNKQRGSISGNNISLVGNQSVLFENNYSMGEGGAIACINISNQIPQVMIANNQDVLFRNNFGVYGGAFTCYNKLDFQNNGLVIFDNNRASTSGGAIHLHKSNTGSDHSFTIKGNKSLIFSRNISPIGPAVCLNSNRELLLSLFANEGDITFLQNIKTDSSYQPLQCCSLQLKGNNQSNTGKLRHLCASEGYSINFYDPIVYDAEIVGSEEHDILINGAQNSGVDHSETGGEYSGTIFFSASQIPNFLKQNSEKYDKSRTTRLPTRVYLKNGSLAIDKNTVLICRIFSQDAGVLSIGANGKIQIEGFTKINNVLIDLDSFDQISSQNSTPVLIQTNARINDGVYFSGEIDFKTPNYFAFYNSFVIGSSLKIPILEISAPNNPPDGTNGFTLKKTYLHITPPTGYSGNLTFEWDNRGDAPQPTTLPATLYATWTPTGYNCAPYFKTPTFLNTAWMGVAAAKAISSPLLPEKNSPFKHGLAGLSVDALISSLNIRPSRGDENLHFTGNGYSLGCFLGDAFSSLEIRFGKLDGQAFNQKFNEEVNSSYYLGNICSRGSTFKTPVGEVHSALSLSYAYGRNNIYASFSEDFFGRRLSFHSRNFLAELLLSKPLTGHGLSPLLRSASPFIKASFSLSKNPGCQEVELTKDVITRQILVPVHSFVQKLMIPPPARLRQYLPSTLYNLSISPGISSESISQWNIFPVALRVSAAFSVDPYRVNPKTTMMIIQNAFPIPIRGTSLARCSAEVASSFQIKLLPGLTSYVDYKGNFSTRNISNSLKLGSSLIF; this comes from the coding sequence ATGAAAAATAAATTCCTTATTCTCTTCTTGATAGGCTCGCTTGATCATCCTTTATTAGCTTCAACCCCTTCTTCTCCTCCCATTGAATCAAATGACAGTCCCTTAATTCAGCCAGTAGGCTCTATAGGTGACTTGATCAATTATGCAACAGCTGGAAATTTACAGTTTTGTTGTGACATTTTTGATTCTGATAAACTTTACAAATCTCCCAAAAATGAATCTTCTATAGAAGGGGTCATCAACAACTCAAGCAACTTAACGATCGATGGAAACGGTTATTGCTTTTGCTTATCTGAAGTTTGTGTAGAAAGTTCTAATAATGTGCCCCCTTGTTTTATAAACAGCGCAAATGATCTAACACTGAAGAATTTTTCCCGAATAAAGTGTGATACATCTTCCCAAGTTATGAACACAACTGGATCATCCGTCCAGGCTTCTTTCTTAAACGCCAAAAATGTTTCTATCATTAACAACATTGTTGTTGATTTTACTAACTCTAACTCTTTTTCCTCAGGCAATTATTGGCAACCCGGAATAATACGAGCTTTCGGTTCCAATAACTCTCCAGGACAATTGACTATTCAAGATAATGGCTCTGTGATTTTTAAAAACAATCAAAATAAACAAAGAGGGTCTATCTCCGGAAATAACATCTCCCTAGTAGGCAACCAGTCTGTTCTCTTCGAAAATAATTATTCCATGGGCGAGGGGGGAGCTATTGCTTGTATCAATATCAGCAACCAAATTCCACAAGTAATGATTGCTAATAATCAAGATGTTTTATTCAGAAATAATTTCGGAGTATATGGAGGAGCTTTCACCTGTTATAACAAACTAGATTTTCAAAATAATGGACTTGTCATCTTTGATAACAATAGGGCTTCGACCAGTGGTGGAGCCATCCACTTACATAAATCTAACACAGGGAGTGATCATTCCTTTACTATAAAAGGGAATAAGAGTCTCATATTTTCTAGAAACATCAGTCCAATCGGACCTGCTGTATGTCTTAACAGTAACAGAGAACTTCTGTTATCTTTATTTGCCAACGAAGGAGATATTACTTTCTTACAAAACATAAAAACTGATTCTTCTTACCAACCCTTACAATGTTGCTCCCTCCAATTGAAAGGGAACAACCAAAGCAACACGGGAAAACTAAGACACTTATGTGCCAGCGAGGGGTATTCTATCAATTTTTACGATCCTATAGTTTACGATGCTGAAATAGTTGGCTCTGAAGAGCATGATATACTCATTAATGGAGCACAAAACTCCGGCGTTGATCACTCAGAAACCGGGGGGGAGTATTCTGGTACAATCTTTTTTTCTGCAAGCCAAATACCAAATTTTCTAAAACAAAACTCGGAGAAATACGATAAAAGCAGAACAACAAGACTACCAACCCGAGTGTATCTAAAGAACGGCTCCTTGGCGATAGATAAAAACACTGTCTTAATATGTCGTATTTTCTCTCAGGACGCTGGTGTGCTTTCGATCGGGGCCAACGGAAAAATTCAAATTGAAGGCTTTACAAAAATAAACAACGTGTTGATTGATCTAGATTCCTTTGATCAAATTTCCTCTCAAAATTCGACTCCTGTTTTAATTCAAACTAACGCTAGAATTAACGACGGCGTTTACTTTTCCGGAGAGATAGATTTTAAAACACCAAATTATTTTGCCTTTTATAACAGTTTTGTTATCGGAAGCTCTCTAAAAATTCCTATTCTAGAAATTTCAGCTCCTAATAACCCTCCAGACGGGACAAATGGTTTTACCTTAAAAAAAACCTATTTACATATAACCCCCCCCACTGGTTACTCGGGAAATCTGACCTTCGAGTGGGACAATAGGGGAGATGCCCCCCAGCCAACAACCTTACCAGCAACCCTCTACGCCACCTGGACTCCCACAGGGTACAATTGTGCTCCATATTTCAAAACTCCAACTTTCCTAAACACTGCATGGATGGGTGTCGCCGCAGCTAAAGCTATTTCTTCCCCGTTGCTCCCAGAAAAAAATTCTCCTTTCAAACACGGTCTTGCTGGACTTTCTGTGGATGCTCTCATCTCCTCTTTGAACATTAGACCCTCGCGAGGTGATGAGAATCTGCACTTTACAGGAAATGGATACTCTCTAGGATGTTTCTTAGGGGATGCCTTCTCCTCTTTAGAGATCCGCTTTGGGAAGCTAGATGGACAAGCTTTTAATCAGAAGTTCAATGAAGAGGTTAATTCTTCTTATTACTTAGGGAATATCTGCTCTAGGGGATCTACATTTAAAACTCCTGTCGGAGAAGTACATTCCGCTCTTTCCTTATCTTATGCTTACGGAAGAAACAATATCTATGCTTCCTTCTCCGAAGATTTCTTTGGACGAAGACTCTCTTTTCATTCGAGAAACTTCTTGGCCGAACTTCTTCTTTCTAAGCCTCTCACAGGACATGGATTATCTCCATTACTAAGATCTGCTTCCCCTTTTATTAAAGCTAGTTTCTCTCTATCCAAAAACCCTGGCTGTCAAGAAGTAGAGCTTACTAAAGACGTAATAACTAGACAGATTCTTGTCCCCGTACATAGCTTTGTACAAAAACTTATGATCCCTCCTCCAGCAAGGCTTAGACAATACCTACCTTCCACCCTTTACAACCTTTCTATATCTCCAGGTATATCCTCAGAATCTATTTCCCAGTGGAATATTTTCCCTGTAGCCTTAAGGGTCTCTGCGGCCTTTTCTGTAGACCCTTATAGGGTAAATCCCAAAACCACAATGATGATCATCCAAAATGCTTTCCCTATACCCATCCGTGGAACAAGCCTAGCCCGATGCTCCGCTGAAGTTGCTTCCTCTTTCCAAATCAAGTTACTTCCAGGACTTACTTCCTATGTCGATTACAAAGGCAACTTCTCCACAAGAAATATTTCCAACTCCTTAAAGCTGGGTAGCAGCCTTATTTTCTAA
- the gatB gene encoding Asp-tRNA(Asn)/Glu-tRNA(Gln) amidotransferase subunit GatB, which yields MDKEYDNWESVIGLEVHVELNTLSKLFSSARNRFGDEPNTNISPVCTGLPGTLPVLNKAAVEKAVLFGCAVEGQVSMESRFDRKSYFYPDSPRNFQITQYEYPIVRGGHVRALVNGEEKVFELAETHLEDDAGTLKHFGSFAGVDYNRAGVPLIEIVSKPCIFSGEEAVAYATSLVSLIDYLGISDCNMEEGSVRFDVNISVRPKGSSELRNKVEIKNMNSFAFMAQALEVEKRRQVSAYLTQPGEDPKKVVLQSTYRWDPEKKETVLMRSKETAADYKYFPEPDLPVLKLTEAFIENIRKTLPELPYDKYLRYLSEYALAEETAGILVGDKKVAAFFEQAVVGCKNPRSLSNWITVEFAGRYKNAESSLIKSGITPQSVMDLVNKIEEGTLTGKIAKEIADMMVASPEKSPEDILKENPSLLPMTDESAIKEIVVKVVRDNPESVQDYKNGKTKALGFLVGKIMKETQGKAPPAKVNQLLLAEIGQ from the coding sequence ATGGATAAAGAGTATGATAATTGGGAATCTGTAATTGGATTGGAAGTACACGTAGAGCTGAATACATTATCAAAACTTTTCAGTTCAGCAAGAAATCGTTTTGGAGACGAGCCAAACACGAATATTTCTCCCGTATGCACAGGTCTTCCCGGCACGCTTCCCGTGTTGAATAAAGCAGCAGTAGAGAAGGCGGTCCTTTTTGGTTGCGCTGTTGAGGGACAGGTATCGATGGAAAGTCGGTTTGATAGAAAGTCCTATTTTTACCCCGATTCTCCGAGAAACTTCCAGATTACTCAGTATGAATATCCTATTGTAAGGGGAGGGCATGTCCGTGCTTTAGTGAATGGGGAAGAGAAAGTTTTTGAATTAGCAGAAACGCACCTTGAGGACGATGCAGGAACTCTAAAGCATTTTGGAAGTTTTGCAGGAGTGGACTACAACCGAGCAGGTGTGCCCCTGATAGAGATAGTTTCAAAACCATGTATTTTTTCTGGTGAAGAGGCAGTCGCTTACGCAACATCCTTGGTATCTCTGATAGACTATCTGGGTATTTCCGACTGCAATATGGAAGAAGGGTCTGTCCGTTTTGATGTGAACATTTCTGTAAGACCTAAGGGTAGCAGTGAGTTGCGCAATAAGGTTGAGATCAAAAATATGAATTCATTTGCTTTTATGGCTCAAGCTTTGGAAGTTGAGAAACGTCGGCAAGTATCAGCATATCTTACTCAGCCGGGAGAAGATCCCAAGAAAGTGGTTTTACAATCCACTTACCGCTGGGATCCTGAAAAAAAAGAAACTGTTTTAATGCGGTCCAAAGAGACGGCAGCGGATTATAAATACTTTCCTGAGCCTGATTTGCCCGTATTAAAGTTAACAGAAGCTTTTATTGAGAATATTCGTAAAACTCTGCCAGAACTTCCTTATGACAAGTATCTGAGGTATTTGTCAGAGTACGCTTTAGCAGAAGAAACGGCAGGGATTCTAGTAGGCGATAAGAAGGTTGCAGCTTTCTTTGAGCAAGCTGTTGTGGGTTGCAAAAACCCTAGGTCTTTATCTAACTGGATTACAGTAGAGTTTGCGGGTAGGTATAAAAATGCAGAGAGTTCCCTTATAAAGTCTGGGATAACGCCACAGTCCGTTATGGACCTTGTCAATAAGATAGAGGAAGGTACTTTGACAGGGAAAATTGCCAAAGAAATTGCAGACATGATGGTAGCATCTCCAGAGAAAAGTCCTGAGGATATTCTCAAGGAGAATCCTTCGCTGCTTCCTATGACGGATGAATCAGCTATTAAGGAGATAGTGGTTAAGGTCGTCAGAGACAACCCTGAGTCTGTTCAAGATTACAAGAATGGTAAGACAAAAGCTTTAGGTTTTCTTGTAGGAAAAATCATGAAAGAGACCCAAGGAAAAGCTCCACCAGCTAAGGTTAACCAGCTGCTCTTGGCGGAGATAGGTCAGTAA